CGGGATCGCGTGCCTCTCCCGGTAGGAGGCGAAGGCCTCGTCCACGACCTGCTCGCTCAGCCCGAAATCCCCCAGCCGGTAGATGTGCCGTCCGAAACGGTTCTGCGGGTTCGCCTCCAGGCAGCGTGCGGCTGCGTGCTCGGCCTCGTCGTCGAAACCGATCCCCGCGTGCTGGCAGATCCGCCGGAGTTGGGCAATCGGATCCCTGGTCAGGTCGTAGTACGAGACGTCGACGAAACATCCGTCGCCGGGCCCCGTCCGGACCTGCAGCGACCGGTCGACCATCCGTCGGGTCTTCCGGAGCCAGTGCTCCCCGATCTCGAGCGGATCGACGTGATCGCTGAGAATGCCGCGGGCGTGGGCCACCAGGCTGCAGAACGAGGCGACCGTCTTGCGCGGATCGCGGTGGGTCTGGACGATCGTGGCGTCGGGGAACACGCTTCGGAACGCGTCGAGGTGTTCCATGTGTTGGGGGGTCTTGAGAACCCAGGCACGGCCGGGGCGCTGCCGGCAGAGCACCTGCAGGACCCGGCGGAAGTACTCGTAGGTCCAGGTGTGGTCCTGCCCCTCCAGCCAGCGGGAATAGCTCGGCACGGACATGGTGGCCTCGCCCGACTGGCTCATGAAGGTCAGATCGATCAGCAGGACCTCCTCCTCCGGTTCGCCGTGGTCAGTGGGATGGATCGCCTTGAAGTCGGGTGCCAGATAGGCGAAGGCCCGCTCGGCGAGCCGGGCGCGCCGCGCGCGCGCCCTCTCGCCGCGGGCGCCCATGGCCGGCACCGGGTTCAGGACCTCCGCCCCCGAGATTCCCCGGATGTCGGGATGGGAGTTCAGCAGGCGCTGCAGCAGGGTGGTGCCGGAGCGCTGCAGTCCGGCGATCAGGACGATCCTGCCGAGGTTGATCTCATGGATCTCGGGATGCCTGCGGAGCAGCTCCTGGATCCGCAACCGGTTCACCAGTGCGGCGCCGAGCCGGGTCCTCTGGATCTGCCGTCCGGTGGCGGTCAGCCGGGCTTCGTCGTTGATCGCCTCGACCAACACGTCCAGGGCGCGGCGGTGCCCGTCCTCGCCGAAGTCGCTCAGCTCGGTCTTGCGCTGTGCGGCGCCGACGAGCGAATCGACGTCGAGGCGACCGGAGGGTCCGCCGCGCCGGCCCGCGTTCCCGATCCGGTTGAAGACCCTGATCGGCACGGGGCGGTAGGGGTTCGCATAGTCCGTCGAAGTCACAAGCCGCTCCTGGCTCCGGGAGCGATCGTCCGCTGCGCCGCCTTCGGCAGGCCGGCGAGCTTGACCAGCCGGGGTCGGGG
This genomic interval from bacterium contains the following:
- a CDS encoding sulfotransferase; translation: MTSTDYANPYRPVPIRVFNRIGNAGRRGGPSGRLDVDSLVGAAQRKTELSDFGEDGHRRALDVLVEAINDEARLTATGRQIQRTRLGAALVNRLRIQELLRRHPEIHEINLGRIVLIAGLQRSGTTLLQRLLNSHPDIRGISGAEVLNPVPAMGARGERARARRARLAERAFAYLAPDFKAIHPTDHGEPEEEVLLIDLTFMSQSGEATMSVPSYSRWLEGQDHTWTYEYFRRVLQVLCRQRPGRAWVLKTPQHMEHLDAFRSVFPDATIVQTHRDPRKTVASFCSLVAHARGILSDHVDPLEIGEHWLRKTRRMVDRSLQVRTGPGDGCFVDVSYYDLTRDPIAQLRRICQHAGIGFDDEAEHAAARCLEANPQNRFGRHIYRLGDFGLSEQVVDEAFASYRERHAIPFE